A segment of the Parasphingopyxis algicola genome:
TCGGCGATCGTCTTCGATTTGACGTATGGATAGACGTCCGGATGCTCGAGATTGGTCCAGTCCTTCTCGCTGAACGTATATACGCCGCGATCGACGCCATAGGCGATCGCGGCCATCGACGAGGTCATTACGACCCGTTTCACGCCCGCCTCCTTGGCGAAGCGCAGCGCCCGGAGCGCACCGTCGCGCGCTGGCACGATCAGGTCGTTCTCGTCTTTGGGCGAGGCTTCGGGAAGCGGCGAGGCGAGATGCGCGACATGGCTGCACCCCTTCATCGCCTCGGCCCAGCCGGCATCGTCGGTCAGGTCCGCCTCGAAAAAGCTGAGCTTGGAGTTGTCAACGTTGAGGATATCGCGGACCTGCTGTTCCTTGGCGAGCGAACGGATGGTCGTGCGAACCGTCCAGCCCTCGGCGACAAGCTGACGGATCGTGAAGCCCGCGATATAGCCGCTGCCTCCGGTGACGAGTACGGTTCCGGCCATTGTTACTCTCCTGATCGATTATCGTTCTTGGTACGGAACGAAATTAGTAGTTATTTGCAACGCAAGCAAGCGAAGGAGCGCGGCCTGTGCGGACGATCGAGACGCTGGTGATCGGCGGCGGCATTGCGGGCCTGTCCGCTGCCGCGCGGATCGCAAGACATGGCGAGACGGTCGTGCTCGAACGCGAGGGCGCGCCCGGCTATCACTCCTCGGGGCGCAGCGCGACCTTCTGCCATTTCGGAATCGGCGACGGGCTCGTTCACAAACTGACGGCGGTGAGCAAGGCGGTGTTCGCGGCGCCGGCGGTAGACGGTTATCCGCCGCTCGCCCGGCGCATGGCGGCCCTTTTCATCGCCCGGGCCGAAGAGAAAGACACGCTCGACCGGCTGACTGCGACTACCCTCGCCCATTCGCCCGATGCCGAGCGGATCGCTGGCGACGCGCTGCGCGAGATCGTGCCGGTGCTGAAGACGGGCGCCGGCGGTTTCGCGGCAGGGCTCCACGATCCCGACGCCTACAAGCTCGACAGCGATGCGATGTTGCAAGCCAATATCCGGGCGCTCCGCGATGCCGGGGGCGAGCTGGTCGCCGACGCGCCGGTCGAGGCGATCCGCCGCGACGGCGCGCGCTGGATCGTCGATATGCCGGGCGAAAGCTATGCGGCCAGGCGGATCGTGAACGCCGCCGGGGCCTGGGCCGATACGATAGCGGTAATGGCGGGCGTCGAACCGCTCGGCCTCACGCCGCTCAAACGCACGATTATCGCCTTCCGCCCGCCCGAGGGCATCGACGTTTCCGGCTGGCCCTTTACCAAGACGGTCGGCAAGGGCTTCTACATGTTGCCAGAGGGATCGGGTCGGCTGCTCGCCTCGCCGATGGACGAAACGGCGAGCGAACCCCGCGATGCGCAGCCCGACGAGGAAACCGTCGCGCTGGCCGCCTGGAATGTCGAACAGGCAACGACGATGCCGATCCGCCGGATCGACCATAAATGGTCGGGGCTCCGGACGTTCGCGCCCGATAACAGTCCGGTCGCCGGATATGCGCCCGACGCGCCCGGTTTCTTCTGGCTTGCCGGCCAGGGCGGTTTCGGCCTGCAAACTTCGCCCGGCATGGCGATGGCGGCCGAAGCGCTGCTGTTCGGAATCGACTGGCCCGGGCCATTGGCAGCGGCGGGCGTAGATCGGGCGGATCTCGCCGCCGAACGGCTCGCGCACTGATTTCGGGCCTGACCAATTTGGGTCGGCCCGTGCGTTATGGTAAAATGGGCCACTGGCAAGAGGGGAAAAGCCGTGGCGGAGACGATCAACTGGCCGGAGAAAACGCGCGAGCTGCACAGCCACCATTTCGATTCGACGATATGGAACGATTTCGAGTTCCGCGACGACGACATCATTATCGGTACCTATGCGAAGTCGGGGACGACCTGGCTCCAGCAAATCGTCGCGCAGCTCGTCTTTCGCGGCGAAGAGGGGCTGCCGGTCGCCGACATGTCGCCCTGGCTCGATCTCAGGGTGCCGCCCAAGGAGGTGAAGCTGGAGGTTGTCGAGACGCAAGACCATCGGCGATTTCTCAAGACGCATCTGCCGGTCGACGCGCTCGTGTTCAGCCCGAAGGCCAGATATCTCTATGCGGCGCGCGACGGTCGCGACGTGGTGTGGAGCTTTTTCCACCATTTTCGCAATGCCAACGACAAGCTTTATGACCTCCTCAACGATACGCCGGGTCGCGTCGGGCCGCCGATGCCGCGCCTGTCCGACGATGTCTGCGAGGTCTTCCGTACCTGGCTCGCCGAGGACGGGGCGCCTTGGTGGTCTTTCTGGGAGAATATCCGTACCTGGTGGG
Coding sequences within it:
- a CDS encoding sulfotransferase domain-containing protein encodes the protein MAETINWPEKTRELHSHHFDSTIWNDFEFRDDDIIIGTYAKSGTTWLQQIVAQLVFRGEEGLPVADMSPWLDLRVPPKEVKLEVVETQDHRRFLKTHLPVDALVFSPKARYLYAARDGRDVVWSFFHHFRNANDKLYDLLNDTPGRVGPPMPRLSDDVCEVFRTWLAEDGAPWWSFWENIRTWWEIRDLPNVRLVHFAELKADLEGEMRRIADFLDIEIDDSLWPVLIDHCGFDYMKANADAAAPLNGSVWQGGGKTFIHKGTNGRWRDMLPQTDSEAYEAKAVEELGEDCAHWLATGEMRE
- a CDS encoding NAD(P)/FAD-dependent oxidoreductase; this encodes MRTIETLVIGGGIAGLSAAARIARHGETVVLEREGAPGYHSSGRSATFCHFGIGDGLVHKLTAVSKAVFAAPAVDGYPPLARRMAALFIARAEEKDTLDRLTATTLAHSPDAERIAGDALREIVPVLKTGAGGFAAGLHDPDAYKLDSDAMLQANIRALRDAGGELVADAPVEAIRRDGARWIVDMPGESYAARRIVNAAGAWADTIAVMAGVEPLGLTPLKRTIIAFRPPEGIDVSGWPFTKTVGKGFYMLPEGSGRLLASPMDETASEPRDAQPDEETVALAAWNVEQATTMPIRRIDHKWSGLRTFAPDNSPVAGYAPDAPGFFWLAGQGGFGLQTSPGMAMAAEALLFGIDWPGPLAAAGVDRADLAAERLAH